The following proteins are co-located in the Silene latifolia isolate original U9 population chromosome 1, ASM4854445v1, whole genome shotgun sequence genome:
- the LOC141608846 gene encoding kinetochore protein SPC25 homolog: MASVHTVQANMEKLRKVCEKDISNHQQQIDSSFSYFHNSLHSIRSNFDQTPLNQVKLGKLKAELRELEDELVRALAVKTRKEAKRITIADSLSDTRIKVDELQKIVRDQAARKDEYAAILSEQSKALEESEEKSREAVMHREEIKDACTWYNRVLGFHIDGGHGVKFTFTYINRKFLSEEYSFTIRHANNVYTLIQCDPQFNDTEESVKELNKSNGLYKFVRIMRDKFQAKASGSMSQIIYQDQDYTSTSISAPSASIDSRSQSSPPLKEANGDVTQADHCKEIKSPLLSPVLAPSYRRSPRLVAKKKRES, translated from the exons ATGGCGTCGGTTCATACAGTACAAGCGAATATGGAAAAACTCCGAAAAGTATGCGAGAAAGATATCTCAAATCATCAGCAACAAATCGATTCTTCTTTTTCTTACTTTCACAACTCTCTCCATTCTATCAGATCTAATTTTGATCAAACACCTCTTAATCAAG TGAAGTTGGGGAAACTCAAGGCAGAATTGAGAGAGCTAGAGGATGAATTGGTCAGAGCTCTTGCAG TGAAGACGAGGAAGGAGGCCAAGCGTATAACGATCGCTGACTCCCTTTCTGATACAAGAATAAAAGTAGATGAACTTCAAAAAATTGTACGAGACCAAGCAGCACGGAAGGATGAATACGCAGCCATCTTGTCTGAACAATCAAAAG CTCTTGAGGAATCTGAAGAGAAGAGTAGAGAAGCTGTTATGCATAGAGAAGAGATAAAAGATGCATGTACATGGTACAACCGGGTACTTGGTTTCCACATTGATGGGGGACATG GTGTCAAATTCACTTTTACTTACATCAATAGGAAATTTCTCTCTGAGGAGTATTCTTTCACCATTCGTCATGCAAACAATGTTTATACTT TGATTCAGTGTGATCCCCAATTTAATGACACAGAAGAGTCCGTTAAGGAGTTGAACAAAAGCAATGGCttatataaatttgtcagaatAATGAGAGACAAGTTTCAAGCTAAGGCATCAG GGTCTATGTCACAGATTATATACCAGGATCAAGATTATACCAGTACATCCATATCTGCCCCCTCAGCTTCAATCGATAGTAGAAGTCAATCATCTCCCCCACTCAAGGAAGCAAACGGAGATGTTACACAAGCTGATCATTGCAAAGAGATCAAATCACCTCTTCTTTCTCCTGTATTGGCACCATCTTACCGACGATCTCCTCGCCTTGTG GCTAAGAAAAAGAGAGAAAGTTGA